One genomic segment of Pseudonocardia sp. T1-2H includes these proteins:
- a CDS encoding AraC family transcriptional regulator produces the protein MPGISIRTCEPDEARDRCAEVYFPHRLTVLHDRTRFAMSLSATDLGPVSVGLLGYAGEVRLETAELETGYEVNVPLGGRLRTWTGRDEVCATPGLAAVYRPDSRSTLQGWEGGGRLLGLKIDRAALEEELAELVDAPVRSVVRLGPSLDLRRGPGRQWWALARSLTELVRDPGGPMSLPIVARPLAQSLVVALLHAVDHPYRDALDHRPTVPRPAAIRQAVDLLEAEPQTPVTVTDVARRVGLSTRALQEGFARHVGVPPMAYLRRVRLRRAHADLRAADPARHGVAEIAGRWGFTHLGRFAAAYRAQYGTAPSETLRPRP, from the coding sequence ATGCCCGGCATCTCCATCCGGACCTGTGAACCCGACGAGGCCCGCGACCGCTGCGCGGAGGTGTACTTCCCGCACCGGCTGACCGTGCTGCACGACCGAACCCGCTTCGCGATGTCGCTGTCCGCCACCGACCTCGGGCCGGTGTCGGTCGGGCTGCTCGGCTACGCCGGTGAGGTCCGGCTCGAGACCGCCGAGCTCGAGACCGGCTACGAGGTCAACGTGCCGCTGGGCGGACGGTTGCGCACGTGGACCGGGCGGGACGAGGTGTGCGCGACGCCGGGCCTCGCCGCGGTCTACCGGCCGGACAGCCGGTCCACCCTGCAGGGCTGGGAGGGCGGCGGCCGGCTGCTCGGGTTGAAGATCGACCGGGCGGCCCTGGAGGAGGAGCTGGCCGAGCTCGTCGACGCGCCGGTCCGGTCGGTCGTCCGTCTCGGGCCCAGCCTGGACCTGCGCCGCGGCCCGGGCCGGCAGTGGTGGGCGCTGGCCCGCTCGCTGACCGAGCTCGTCCGGGATCCCGGTGGCCCGATGAGCCTGCCGATCGTGGCTCGCCCGCTCGCGCAGAGCCTGGTCGTCGCGCTGCTGCACGCCGTCGACCACCCCTATCGCGACGCCCTCGACCACCGTCCCACGGTGCCGCGGCCGGCGGCGATCCGACAGGCGGTGGACCTGCTGGAGGCGGAGCCGCAGACCCCGGTGACCGTCACCGACGTCGCGCGGCGGGTCGGGCTGAGCACCCGCGCCCTGCAGGAGGGCTTCGCCCGGCACGTCGGCGTCCCGCCCATGGCCTACCTGCGCCGGGTGCGGCTGCGCCGGGCGCACGCCGACCTGCGAGCCGCCGACCCGGCGCGGCACGGCGTCGCCGAGATCGCCGGGCGCTGGGGGTTCACACACCTCGGCCGGTTCGCCGCCGCCTA